Proteins co-encoded in one Xanthomonas campestris pv. badrii genomic window:
- a CDS encoding aldehyde dehydrogenase, producing the protein MEALSVTLSGIAARGPNGLFIDGQWRASSGDRVVDVIAPHTEERLLRYTEPSPTDVEAAVAAAHHAFDRGPWPQLSPAERGAVLKRVAEQLRARLPELAEAWTGQVGATIGFSRRASQQAPGLFEYYGDLIASHPFVESRARVNGGLVHVVQEPVGVVAAITPWNAPLVLLCYKVAAALAAGCTVVAKPSPETPIDAYLLAECISAAGVPDGVFNLVPGGREVGEQLIGHPLVDKVSFTGSTQAGRQIGVACAQRLARCGLELGGKSAAIVLEDADLAKVLPSLVPYSMPITGQVCYSLTRVLVPAQRREEILQAYCAALAALKLGDPFAADTGMGPLALGRQLERVQSYIAKGSAEGARLVMGGGRPAHLSRGFFIEPTVFADVTPDMTIAREEIFGPVVSFIDYHDEADLIAKANASDYGLHGTVYGEDIDRAYRIARRVRSGSHSINGMWVDIDMPFGGFKHSGIGREGGVEGLHAFLETKTVYLS; encoded by the coding sequence ATGGAAGCCTTATCCGTTACGCTGAGCGGCATCGCTGCACGTGGACCCAATGGCCTGTTCATCGACGGCCAATGGCGCGCCAGCAGTGGTGATCGCGTTGTCGATGTGATCGCCCCGCATACCGAAGAGCGCCTGCTGCGCTATACCGAGCCGTCGCCCACTGATGTCGAGGCTGCCGTGGCTGCCGCGCATCATGCCTTCGATCGCGGCCCCTGGCCGCAGCTGTCGCCTGCCGAGCGCGGAGCCGTGCTCAAACGCGTCGCCGAGCAGCTACGCGCACGCCTGCCGGAGCTGGCCGAAGCCTGGACCGGCCAGGTCGGCGCCACCATCGGTTTCAGTCGTCGCGCCTCGCAGCAGGCCCCAGGCCTGTTCGAATACTACGGCGATCTGATCGCCAGCCACCCATTCGTCGAATCGCGCGCACGCGTCAACGGCGGCCTGGTGCACGTGGTGCAGGAGCCGGTGGGCGTGGTTGCGGCGATCACGCCGTGGAATGCACCGCTGGTCCTGCTTTGCTACAAGGTCGCCGCAGCGCTGGCCGCCGGCTGCACGGTGGTGGCCAAGCCCTCGCCGGAAACGCCGATCGACGCCTATCTCCTGGCCGAGTGCATCAGTGCCGCAGGCGTGCCCGATGGCGTGTTCAACCTGGTGCCGGGCGGTCGCGAGGTCGGCGAACAGTTGATCGGTCACCCGCTGGTGGACAAGGTCAGCTTTACCGGGTCCACCCAGGCAGGACGACAGATCGGCGTTGCCTGCGCGCAGCGCCTGGCGCGCTGCGGCCTGGAGCTGGGCGGCAAGTCGGCTGCCATCGTGCTCGAGGACGCCGATCTTGCCAAGGTGTTGCCCAGCCTGGTGCCCTACTCGATGCCCATCACCGGCCAGGTGTGTTATTCGCTGACCCGTGTGCTGGTGCCGGCGCAGCGCCGCGAAGAGATCCTGCAAGCGTATTGCGCGGCCCTGGCAGCACTCAAGCTGGGCGACCCGTTCGCTGCCGACACCGGCATGGGTCCGCTGGCGCTGGGCAGGCAGCTGGAGCGCGTGCAGTCCTATATCGCCAAGGGCAGCGCCGAAGGCGCGCGCCTGGTCATGGGCGGTGGTCGCCCGGCGCACCTGTCACGCGGGTTCTTCATCGAACCGACGGTATTTGCCGACGTCACGCCGGACATGACCATCGCCCGCGAAGAAATCTTCGGCCCGGTGGTGAGCTTCATCGACTATCACGACGAGGCCGACCTGATCGCCAAGGCCAATGCCAGCGACTACGGCCTGCACGGCACCGTCTATGGCGAAGATATCGACCGCGCGTATCGCATCGCGCGTCGCGTGCGCAGCGGCAGCCATTCGATCAATGGCATGTGGGTGGATATCGACATGCCGTTCGGCGGCTTCAAACACTCGGGAATCGGCCGCGAAGGCGGCGTCGAAGGGCTGCATGCGTTTCTCGAGACCAAGACCGTCTATCTCAGCTAG
- a CDS encoding p-hydroxycinnamoyl CoA hydratase/lyase, whose protein sequence is MNEHDVVSVRIENRIAWVKFARPDKRNAMSPTLNRRMMDVLDELEFDDNVGVLVLGGEGTAWSAGMDLKEYFRETEAQGLRGVRRSQRESYGWFRRLRWYQKPTIAMVNGWCFGGGFGPLFACDLAIAADEAQFGLSEINWGILPGGGVTKVAVELLSMRDAMWMTLTGETIDGKKAAQWRLVNESVPLERLEARTREVAELLLRKNPVALKYAKDAVRRVSTMTYDEAEDYLVRMQEAANSFDDNARKEGIRQFIDEKSYKPGLGEYDLTKTRT, encoded by the coding sequence TTGAACGAGCATGACGTGGTATCGGTTCGCATCGAAAACCGCATCGCCTGGGTGAAGTTCGCTCGCCCCGACAAGCGCAATGCAATGAGCCCGACGCTCAACCGCCGCATGATGGACGTGCTGGACGAACTGGAATTCGACGACAACGTCGGTGTGCTGGTGCTGGGTGGCGAAGGCACGGCGTGGTCGGCCGGCATGGACCTGAAGGAATACTTCCGCGAGACCGAAGCGCAGGGCCTGCGTGGCGTGCGCCGCTCGCAACGCGAATCCTATGGCTGGTTCCGTCGCCTGCGCTGGTACCAGAAGCCGACCATCGCGATGGTCAACGGCTGGTGCTTCGGTGGCGGTTTCGGCCCGCTGTTCGCCTGCGACCTGGCCATTGCCGCCGATGAGGCGCAGTTCGGCCTGTCGGAAATCAACTGGGGCATCCTGCCCGGCGGCGGCGTGACCAAGGTCGCGGTAGAACTGTTGTCGATGCGCGATGCGATGTGGATGACGCTGACCGGCGAAACGATCGACGGCAAGAAGGCCGCGCAATGGCGTCTGGTGAACGAAAGCGTGCCGCTGGAGCGCCTGGAAGCGCGCACCCGCGAGGTGGCCGAGTTGCTCCTGCGCAAGAATCCGGTGGCGCTGAAGTACGCCAAGGATGCCGTCCGCCGCGTGAGCACCATGACCTACGACGAGGCCGAGGATTACCTGGTGCGCATGCAGGAAGCAGCCAATTCCTTCGACGACAACGCGCGCAAGGAAGGCATCCGCCAATTCATCGACGAGAAGAGCTACAAGCCCGGCCTGGGCGAATACGACCTGACCAAGACCCGCACCTGA
- a CDS encoding MarR family winged helix-turn-helix transcriptional regulator, whose translation MTARLALAADLGYQLQLAALASSHAARQELADLHLTPARVTALIHIRDQPGCDQTELGNRLLVNRAAGMKIANALAEQGLIERLAGRDRRSKGLYLTEHGQRTLDVAQGCLARAVERTCTGLQPGEQQTLLRLLCKLNASATLERSTVADAALAEEF comes from the coding sequence ATGACCGCTCGCCTGGCACTTGCCGCAGACCTCGGCTACCAATTGCAACTGGCCGCACTGGCGTCCAGTCACGCCGCGCGCCAGGAACTGGCCGACCTTCACCTCACACCCGCCCGCGTCACCGCGCTGATCCACATCCGCGACCAGCCCGGCTGCGATCAGACCGAACTCGGCAACCGTCTGCTGGTCAACCGTGCCGCCGGCATGAAGATCGCCAATGCGCTGGCAGAGCAGGGCCTGATCGAGCGCCTGGCCGGCCGCGACCGACGCAGCAAGGGCCTGTATCTGACCGAACATGGCCAACGCACGCTGGACGTGGCGCAAGGCTGCCTTGCACGTGCCGTCGAGCGCACCTGCACCGGCCTGCAGCCCGGCGAGCAGCAGACCCTGCTACGCCTGCTGTGCAAATTGAACGCTAGCGCCACCCTGGAACGGTCCACCGTTGCAGACGCTGCGCTGGCCGAAGAGTTCTGA
- a CDS encoding EF-hand domain-containing protein, translating into MTTRRIATLSALLLICGVATAQQAPTPASSMPLIDVPSAIRTQPLAAGEVTHQTQLDRPRGQSSVIVRSIQPSSVVGSYRIDFQAMDTDGDGRISRAEAQANPALADEFDALDTRHSGYLSREQLAGWLIQ; encoded by the coding sequence ATGACCACCCGCCGTATCGCCACACTCTCTGCCCTGTTGCTCATCTGCGGCGTTGCCACCGCACAGCAGGCACCTACACCGGCCAGCAGCATGCCGCTGATCGATGTGCCCAGTGCCATCCGCACCCAGCCGCTGGCGGCAGGCGAGGTCACCCATCAAACCCAGCTCGACCGCCCGCGCGGCCAATCCAGCGTGATCGTGCGTTCGATCCAGCCCAGCAGCGTGGTCGGCAGCTACCGCATCGATTTCCAGGCCATGGATACCGACGGGGATGGCCGCATCAGCCGTGCCGAAGCCCAGGCCAATCCGGCACTGGCAGATGAATTCGATGCGCTCGATACCCGCCACAGCGGCTATCTCAGCCGCGAGCAGCTGGCCGGCTGGCTGATCCAGTGA
- a CDS encoding SMP-30/gluconolactonase/LRE family protein: MTVVTRLRFLPLALLLSSSLAIAADTPFVARDLIGDGAFTHNAEGPAFGPDGALYAVNLGRDGTIARIALHADGSAKADVFITLPAGSTGNGIRFRDGVMYVADYTAHALLRVDPKTRAVSTFASLPEADGPNDLALAPDGSFYASDPNWKNNSGRLWHISRTGVVRLLEAGMTTPNGLDVSPDGKHLYVNESMSRKVWVYDRQDDGSLRNKRLLITFPDFGMDGMRCDTDGNLYIARYDAGQVAVVSPAGKLLRTIALKGRKASNIAFGGTDGKQVVVTLQDRGAVETFRSDRPGRETGR, translated from the coding sequence ATGACCGTCGTCACCCGCCTTCGTTTCCTGCCGCTGGCCTTGCTGTTGTCCAGTTCGCTCGCCATTGCTGCCGACACGCCCTTCGTCGCGCGCGACCTGATCGGCGATGGCGCCTTCACCCACAATGCCGAAGGTCCCGCCTTCGGTCCGGATGGCGCGCTCTATGCCGTCAACCTGGGCAGGGACGGCACCATCGCGCGCATCGCCCTGCACGCCGATGGCAGCGCAAAGGCCGACGTCTTCATAACCCTGCCGGCAGGCAGCACCGGCAATGGCATCCGCTTCCGCGACGGGGTGATGTACGTGGCCGACTACACCGCTCACGCATTACTGCGGGTGGATCCGAAGACGCGCGCGGTCAGCACCTTCGCATCGCTACCCGAGGCCGATGGCCCCAACGATCTGGCGCTTGCGCCCGATGGCAGCTTCTACGCCAGCGATCCGAACTGGAAGAACAACAGCGGGCGCCTGTGGCACATCAGCCGCACCGGCGTGGTGCGTTTGCTGGAAGCCGGCATGACCACACCCAACGGGCTGGACGTCAGCCCCGACGGCAAGCACCTGTACGTCAACGAAAGCATGTCGCGCAAGGTGTGGGTCTACGACCGCCAGGACGACGGCAGCCTGCGCAACAAGCGCCTGCTGATCACCTTCCCCGATTTCGGCATGGACGGCATGCGCTGCGATACCGACGGCAATCTCTACATCGCCCGTTACGACGCCGGGCAGGTCGCCGTGGTGTCACCGGCCGGCAAGTTGCTGCGCACCATCGCGTTGAAAGGCCGCAAGGCCAGCAACATCGCCTTCGGCGGTACCGATGGCAAGCAGGTGGTGGTGACGTTGCAGGATCGTGGCGCAGTTGAAACGTTCAGATCCGATCGCCCGGGGCGCGAAACCGGACGCTGA
- a CDS encoding Gfo/Idh/MocA family protein: protein MSVESLTRRRLLAAFGGAGILLGAPAWALPKKKPGKPLNVALAGLGSYASEQLAPGLALTKHCKLAGIVTGTPSKIPQWQSKYGIADRNVYNYDNFDRIADNDDIDVVYIVTPTHLHAPLALRAAAAGKHVWCEKPMAMHAGECEAMIAACKRNKVALTIGYRMQHEPNTRRWIAMASEKPFGAMQRVRAEAGYNGYRDTSKADRPWRLRSQFGGGAMYDMGVYPLNAARYTVGAEPLAVTAKRWTDRPELFDEVDEHMDFTLEFPNAVRAQCKTSFGANMNVLRAECERGWYELSPFQSYQGVTGKASDGRVFDAKVPHQQALQMDEDALAIMHGTPLRAPGEEGLRDIRIVDAIYRSAREGSKRIVL from the coding sequence ATGTCCGTGGAATCCTTGACGCGTCGCCGCCTGCTTGCCGCCTTCGGTGGTGCAGGCATCCTGCTCGGCGCACCCGCATGGGCGTTGCCGAAGAAAAAGCCTGGAAAGCCGCTCAATGTCGCGCTGGCAGGTCTGGGCAGTTATGCCAGCGAACAACTTGCACCGGGCCTGGCCCTGACCAAGCATTGCAAGCTGGCGGGCATCGTGACCGGTACGCCGTCCAAGATTCCGCAGTGGCAGTCCAAGTACGGCATTGCCGATCGCAACGTCTACAACTACGACAACTTCGATCGCATCGCCGACAATGACGACATCGATGTGGTGTACATCGTCACCCCGACCCATCTGCATGCGCCACTGGCATTGCGTGCGGCGGCGGCCGGCAAGCACGTGTGGTGCGAGAAGCCGATGGCCATGCACGCGGGCGAATGCGAGGCGATGATTGCGGCCTGCAAGCGCAACAAGGTGGCGTTGACGATCGGCTATCGCATGCAGCACGAGCCCAATACGCGCCGGTGGATCGCGATGGCCAGCGAAAAGCCGTTCGGCGCGATGCAGCGCGTGCGCGCCGAGGCCGGGTACAACGGGTATCGCGATACGAGCAAGGCCGACCGCCCGTGGCGGCTGCGCTCGCAGTTCGGTGGTGGTGCGATGTACGACATGGGGGTGTATCCGCTCAATGCTGCGCGCTATACCGTGGGCGCCGAGCCGCTGGCGGTGACCGCCAAGCGCTGGACCGACCGTCCCGAGCTGTTCGATGAAGTGGACGAGCATATGGATTTCACGCTGGAATTCCCCAATGCCGTGCGTGCGCAGTGCAAGACCAGCTTCGGTGCCAACATGAATGTGCTGCGTGCCGAGTGCGAACGCGGCTGGTACGAGTTGTCGCCGTTCCAGAGTTACCAGGGCGTGACCGGCAAGGCCAGCGATGGCCGCGTGTTCGACGCCAAGGTGCCGCACCAGCAGGCACTGCAGATGGACGAAGACGCGCTGGCGATCATGCATGGCACACCGCTGCGCGCGCCGGGCGAAGAAGGCCTGCGCGACATTCGCATTGTCGATGCGATCTACCGCTCGGCGCGGGAAGGCAGCAAACGCATCGTGCTGTAA
- the rlmM gene encoding 23S rRNA (cytidine(2498)-2'-O)-methyltransferase RlmM — translation MSGLLCYCRQGFEPELAAELSARAAFAGIAGYARTQRNDGYVLFVCDDAAQLAARLQWRELIFARQKLVVLAELKGIDPTDRITPILAALGGQPRFGDLWVEHPDSDAGKPLAGLARSFGNALRPALRKAGLLTDKAQARLPRLHVCFLDGDHALLAVADADDSAPWPLGIPRLKLLPEAPSRSALKLDEALLTLLTPGERERLVKPGMRAADLGAAPGGWTWVLTRQHVHVTSVDNGPLREHVLASGLVEHLRADGFHWKPAQPLDWMVCDMVEQPRRVAERMATWVREGWCRHTIFNLKLPMKKRWDQTRLCLDLFEQQAEKSLTVRAKQLYHDREEITVLAMRE, via the coding sequence ATGAGCGGGCTGTTGTGCTATTGCCGCCAGGGCTTCGAGCCTGAGCTGGCGGCCGAACTGAGCGCGCGCGCGGCATTTGCCGGCATTGCCGGCTATGCGCGCACCCAACGCAACGACGGCTATGTGCTGTTCGTCTGCGACGATGCCGCGCAGCTGGCCGCCAGGCTGCAGTGGCGCGAGCTGATCTTTGCCCGTCAAAAACTGGTCGTGCTTGCCGAACTCAAGGGCATCGACCCCACCGACCGCATCACACCGATCCTGGCCGCCCTGGGCGGGCAGCCACGCTTTGGCGACCTGTGGGTGGAACATCCGGATTCGGACGCCGGCAAACCGCTGGCGGGGCTGGCGCGCAGCTTCGGCAACGCACTGCGTCCGGCACTGCGCAAGGCCGGCCTGTTGACCGACAAAGCACAGGCGCGCCTGCCGCGGCTGCATGTATGCTTTCTCGATGGCGACCACGCGCTGCTGGCCGTGGCCGATGCCGACGACAGCGCCCCCTGGCCGCTGGGGATTCCCCGCCTGAAATTGCTGCCCGAAGCGCCGTCGCGTTCGGCGCTCAAGCTCGACGAAGCCCTGCTGACCCTGCTCACACCCGGAGAACGCGAGCGCCTGGTCAAACCCGGTATGCGTGCCGCCGATCTGGGCGCCGCCCCCGGCGGCTGGACCTGGGTGCTGACGCGCCAGCATGTGCACGTCACCAGCGTGGACAACGGCCCGTTGCGCGAGCATGTGCTGGCCAGCGGTCTGGTCGAGCACCTGCGTGCGGACGGCTTCCACTGGAAGCCGGCGCAACCGCTGGACTGGATGGTCTGCGACATGGTGGAGCAACCGCGCCGCGTGGCCGAGCGCATGGCCACCTGGGTGCGCGAAGGCTGGTGCCGCCACACCATCTTCAACCTCAAGCTGCCGATGAAAAAACGCTGGGACCAAACGCGTCTGTGCCTGGACCTGTTCGAACAGCAGGCGGAGAAATCGCTGACCGTGCGTGCCAAGCAGCTGTATCACGATCGGGAAGAGATCACGGTACTGGCGATGCGGGAGTGA
- a CDS encoding nucleoside deaminase translates to MLYAQVHLTLPAWIHDFVDASRAYPGDDDKVALAIALSRMNVEARSGGPFGAVVFGPDHHIIAAAVNRVVPQTTSLAHAENMAYMLAQQRLQTPRLNEVLSPITLATSAQPCCQCYGATVWAGIDRLLIGARAEDVMALTEFDEGPLPTDWVGELTRRGIEVVRDVQRDQACAVLRSYGEGGGDHY, encoded by the coding sequence ATGCTCTACGCGCAAGTCCACCTCACCCTGCCTGCCTGGATCCATGACTTCGTGGATGCCAGCCGCGCCTATCCCGGCGACGACGACAAGGTGGCGCTGGCCATCGCGCTGTCGCGGATGAATGTGGAAGCCCGCAGTGGCGGCCCGTTTGGCGCGGTGGTGTTCGGGCCGGATCATCACATCATCGCCGCGGCGGTGAACCGGGTGGTGCCGCAGACCACCTCGCTGGCGCATGCCGAGAACATGGCCTACATGCTTGCGCAGCAACGCCTGCAGACGCCGCGCCTGAACGAGGTGCTGTCGCCGATCACGCTGGCCACCTCGGCGCAGCCGTGCTGCCAGTGCTATGGCGCCACGGTGTGGGCCGGCATCGACCGTCTGCTGATCGGCGCCCGCGCCGAGGACGTGATGGCGCTGACCGAATTCGACGAAGGCCCGCTGCCCACCGACTGGGTGGGCGAACTGACCCGCCGTGGCATCGAGGTGGTGCGCGATGTGCAGCGCGACCAGGCCTGTGCGGTGCTGCGCAGCTACGGCGAGGGCGGCGGTGATCATTATTGA
- a CDS encoding DMT family transporter, with product MRERLTMGVACGIGAGALWGLVFLAPQLLSAFTPMQLTVARYLSYGVVAAVVLAPRARLTAARLGRAEWWALVRLSLMGNLIYYVLLGSAVQWAGSAATALIIGLLPVVVTVIGTRAAGAVQLRRLAAPCVLCITGVVLVALDTVHDDSGQQAGDRLTRIAGLLCAVGALVSWSAYSIANARWLRRRPDLSGGDWSLLTGVVTGALAAVLAPAALIGSASHAPIDWAGFWGISLLLGILASVIGNALWNRASRVLPLTLVGQMIVFETVFALIYGFAWEMRLPTPLELAAIACLLIGVLWCAALHAEAK from the coding sequence ATGCGTGAACGTTTGACGATGGGCGTCGCCTGCGGCATTGGCGCAGGCGCATTGTGGGGGCTGGTGTTTCTGGCACCGCAACTGTTGTCCGCGTTCACGCCGATGCAGCTGACGGTGGCGCGCTACCTGTCCTATGGCGTGGTGGCCGCAGTGGTTCTGGCGCCGCGCGCGCGCCTCACCGCCGCCCGCCTGGGCCGCGCCGAGTGGTGGGCGCTGGTGCGCCTGAGCCTGATGGGCAATCTGATCTATTACGTGCTGCTGGGCAGCGCCGTGCAGTGGGCCGGCAGCGCCGCCACTGCGCTGATCATCGGCCTGTTGCCGGTGGTGGTGACCGTGATCGGCACCCGCGCGGCGGGCGCAGTGCAACTGCGGCGGCTCGCCGCACCGTGCGTGCTGTGCATCACCGGCGTGGTGTTGGTGGCGCTGGACACCGTGCACGACGACTCCGGGCAGCAGGCAGGCGACCGTCTGACCCGCATTGCCGGGCTGCTGTGCGCCGTGGGTGCCTTGGTCTCGTGGTCGGCGTACTCGATCGCCAATGCGCGATGGTTGCGGCGCCGCCCCGATCTGTCCGGTGGCGACTGGTCGCTGCTGACCGGCGTGGTGACCGGTGCGCTGGCGGCAGTGCTGGCGCCTGCAGCACTGATCGGCAGCGCCTCCCACGCACCGATCGACTGGGCCGGCTTCTGGGGGATTTCGCTGTTGCTGGGCATCCTGGCCTCGGTCATCGGCAATGCGCTGTGGAACCGCGCGAGCCGCGTGCTGCCACTGACCTTGGTGGGGCAGATGATCGTGTTCGAGACGGTGTTTGCACTGATCTATGGATTCGCCTGGGAAATGCGGCTCCCCACGCCACTGGAACTTGCGGCGATCGCCTGCCTGCTGATCGGCGTGTTGTGGTGTGCGGCACTGCATGCGGAAGCGAAGTGA
- a CDS encoding glutamine--tRNA ligase/YqeY domain fusion protein, with protein MSEIAATDATAAAEKKDFIRQIVREDLASGKHTVIRTRFPPEPNGYLHIGHAKAICLDFGLAAEFGGLCNLRLDDTNPAKEDPEFVVAIQDDVRWLGYDWAQLRHASDYFEVYYLAAEKLIRDGHAFVCDLSADQVREYRGTLTEPGRNSPYRERSVDENLDLFRRMRAGEFPDGARTLRAKIDMASGNINLRDPALYRIKHVEHQNTGNAWPIYPMYDFAHSLGDAVEGITHSLCTLEFEDHRPLYDWCVDKVDLAGHPELLQPLLDKGLPREAAKPRQIEFSRLNINYTVMSKRKLTALVEEQLVDGWDDPRMYTLQGLRRRGYTPAAMRLFVDRVGISKQNSLIDFSVLEGCLREDLDAAAARRMAVIEPLKLVLSNLPEGHTETLQFSNHPKDESFGTREVPFARELWIEREDFAEVPPKGWKRLVPGGEIRLRGAGIARVDEVIKNADGQIVELRGWLDPQSRPGMEGANRKVKGTIHWVSAAHAVEAEIRLYDRLFSVEKPDDESEGKTYRDYLNPESKRSVRGYVEPSAAQAAPEQAFQFERTGYFVADRRDHSAATPVFNRSVTLRDTWAK; from the coding sequence ATGTCCGAGATTGCAGCCACCGACGCCACCGCCGCGGCGGAGAAGAAAGACTTCATCCGCCAGATCGTTCGCGAGGACCTGGCCAGCGGCAAGCACACGGTCATCCGCACCCGCTTCCCGCCCGAGCCCAACGGCTACCTGCACATCGGCCATGCCAAGGCGATCTGCCTGGACTTCGGCCTGGCGGCCGAATTCGGCGGGCTGTGCAACCTGCGCCTGGACGACACCAACCCGGCCAAGGAAGACCCCGAGTTCGTGGTCGCCATCCAGGACGACGTGCGCTGGCTGGGCTACGACTGGGCACAGCTGCGCCATGCCTCGGACTACTTCGAGGTCTACTACCTGGCCGCAGAAAAACTGATCCGCGACGGCCATGCCTTCGTCTGCGACCTGTCTGCCGACCAGGTGCGTGAGTACCGCGGCACGCTCACCGAGCCGGGCCGCAACTCGCCATACCGCGAGCGCAGCGTGGACGAAAACCTGGACCTGTTCCGGCGCATGCGCGCGGGCGAATTCCCCGATGGTGCACGTACCCTGCGCGCCAAGATCGACATGGCCAGCGGCAACATCAACCTGCGCGACCCGGCGCTGTACCGCATCAAGCATGTGGAGCACCAGAACACCGGCAACGCCTGGCCGATCTACCCGATGTACGACTTCGCCCATTCGCTGGGCGATGCGGTGGAAGGCATCACCCACTCGTTGTGCACGCTGGAATTCGAAGACCATCGCCCGTTGTACGACTGGTGCGTGGACAAGGTGGACCTGGCCGGTCACCCGGAACTGCTGCAGCCGCTGCTGGACAAGGGCTTGCCGCGCGAAGCCGCCAAGCCGCGTCAGATCGAGTTTTCGCGCCTCAACATCAACTACACGGTGATGAGCAAGCGCAAGCTCACCGCGCTAGTGGAAGAACAGCTGGTGGACGGTTGGGACGACCCGCGCATGTACACGCTGCAGGGCCTGCGCCGTCGTGGTTACACGCCGGCGGCGATGCGGCTGTTCGTGGACCGCGTGGGCATCAGCAAGCAGAACTCGCTGATCGATTTCTCGGTGCTGGAAGGCTGCCTGCGCGAGGATCTGGACGCCGCCGCAGCACGCCGCATGGCGGTGATCGAGCCGCTCAAGCTGGTGCTGAGCAACCTTCCCGAAGGCCACACCGAGACGCTGCAGTTTTCCAATCATCCCAAGGACGAGAGCTTCGGCACGCGCGAGGTGCCGTTTGCACGCGAGCTGTGGATCGAGCGCGAAGATTTCGCCGAAGTTCCGCCCAAGGGCTGGAAGCGGCTGGTGCCGGGCGGCGAAATCCGTCTGCGCGGCGCAGGCATTGCACGCGTGGATGAGGTGATCAAGAACGCAGACGGGCAGATCGTCGAACTGCGCGGCTGGCTGGATCCGCAATCGCGTCCGGGCATGGAAGGCGCCAACCGCAAGGTCAAGGGCACCATCCATTGGGTCAGCGCCGCACATGCGGTGGAAGCGGAAATCCGCCTCTACGACCGCCTGTTTTCGGTGGAAAAGCCCGACGACGAATCCGAAGGCAAGACCTACCGCGATTATCTCAACCCCGAGTCCAAGCGCAGCGTGCGCGGCTATGTGGAGCCGTCCGCCGCGCAGGCTGCGCCGGAGCAGGCGTTCCAGTTCGAGCGCACCGGGTATTTTGTCGCCGACCGCCGCGACCATAGCGCGGCCACGCCGGTGTTCAACCGCAGCGTGACCTTGCGCGACACCTGGGCCAAGTAA
- a CDS encoding glutathione S-transferase family protein: MPLPRLVIGDKTLSSWSLRPWLLLRHFRIPFEEVCLPLDTPDFQARIVGYSPTGKVPVLWDGALHVWDSLAICEYANERWLDGRGWPADLAVRAQARAAAAEMHAGFAALRSQLPMNLARPPGPAQWDAAAERDITRIQTLWASLRAEHGHAGSFLCGEFGIVDAMYAPVALRFASYGVPLFEAAGDYLAALDALPALREWRHGAERERAGRG, encoded by the coding sequence ATGCCATTGCCCCGCCTGGTGATCGGCGACAAGACCCTGTCTTCCTGGTCGTTACGGCCGTGGTTGCTGTTGCGGCATTTCAGGATTCCATTCGAGGAAGTCTGCCTGCCGCTGGATACGCCCGACTTCCAGGCGCGTATCGTCGGTTACTCGCCCACCGGCAAGGTGCCGGTGTTGTGGGACGGCGCCCTGCACGTGTGGGACTCGCTGGCGATCTGCGAATACGCCAACGAGCGTTGGCTCGACGGGCGCGGCTGGCCGGCCGATCTGGCGGTACGCGCACAGGCGCGTGCGGCCGCAGCCGAAATGCATGCAGGCTTTGCCGCCTTGCGCAGCCAGTTGCCGATGAATCTCGCCCGCCCGCCAGGCCCGGCGCAATGGGATGCCGCGGCCGAGCGCGACATCACCCGCATCCAGACGCTGTGGGCCAGCCTGCGCGCCGAGCATGGTCATGCGGGAAGTTTCCTGTGCGGAGAATTCGGCATCGTCGATGCGATGTATGCGCCGGTGGCGCTGCGCTTTGCCAGCTATGGCGTGCCGCTGTTCGAAGCGGCCGGCGACTATCTGGCCGCGCTGGATGCGTTGCCGGCGCTGCGCGAGTGGCGCCATGGGGCAGAGCGCGAACGCGCGGGGCGCGGCTGA
- a CDS encoding DUF2007 domain-containing protein, protein MQIAYRANHIIDAHLAKHALEDAGITAFVFGESLLGGAGELPAFGVLQVCVADAHLGQAQAVLAQIGLCGQVTRAL, encoded by the coding sequence ATGCAGATCGCCTATCGGGCCAACCACATCATCGATGCGCATCTGGCCAAGCACGCACTCGAAGATGCCGGCATCACCGCCTTCGTGTTCGGCGAATCGCTATTGGGCGGCGCCGGCGAATTGCCGGCCTTCGGCGTGCTGCAGGTGTGTGTGGCCGACGCGCATCTGGGTCAGGCGCAGGCGGTGCTGGCCCAGATCGGTCTGTGCGGGCAGGTCACCCGCGCGCTGTAG